The Brassica oleracea var. oleracea cultivar TO1000 chromosome C6, BOL, whole genome shotgun sequence genomic interval GTTCTAATAAAATCTGTTAAAAAAAAAATCTTATGTAAACCAAAAATGGCTCAGGTTAAATAATTTTAGTTTACTTTTCTCAGTTCTGAAATTTCACATGAAGAGATATTTTGAACATATCTACACAAATGAAAACAGATTCTAAATTGAGTCTTTAACAAGTTCTAAAAGAGTTACCGAAGGAATAAGCCAACCACCAAATTTGTGCAACCAGCAAGAATGAAACAAAAGATAGTAATGGGATTCAAATTCTGGTTTTGTTGCACGGCCAAGGTGAAAGTTTTACTCGACTTCAGCCAAGTAATCATCGATTTCTGCCGGAGTTAGCACCCTGCACATAATAACAACAGCCTCTTTTCAGACATTGTGATGGCAATATAACAAAAGATTCTTTGATTTTTATTAGTTTAGAGACGTTACCTGAACACTTTGTCAGCACCAATTTTGCCAATCTCAATGTTTTTGCTTGAGACTTCTCCCTCAAAACTGTGATACAGAGAGATGTTAGGATTGTAGAAAACAGAGAGAACTAAACTAAATTGAGTTTTAGGTAAAACGTCTCACCCTTCCTTCAATGTCAATATGGCAGTGTGAATGGCATCATCAAGTTCCATGTCTTCAGTGTACCTAATAAGAGAGACTAAGATTGACATGACATGCTTCCAAGAATATATACTTTATTATTATTATTATTATTATATCACACTCACCTCTTCTCAAGAAATGTCTTAGCATTTGATACATTCTTTCCCATCGCTGAAGCTTTCCATGAGAAGTAAGAGCCAGACGGATCCACCTAAGGGAATAAAATGAAATTCTGATGTTAAGATGTCTTATTTTTTTAAAAGATAAGCAAAATGGTTATATATATATCTTTATTGTTGTACATACCTGATACAACTGTGGACCCTTGTCATCGTACCCAGCGACTAGTAGAGAAACTCCAAACGGCCTCACACCACTATTACATAAAGGACAGCGAAAGTAAAAAAAAAACAGAAGCAAGATTCATAAGTAACTCTTCTTAACACTGTTGATCATAATAGGAGGAAGTAACCATATAGATTCTTGAATTGTATTAAATACCCTGACTGAGTGAACTCTTGAATCACAGTAGCAGTTTCCCTTACAAGTTGCGTCACAGGGATAGGTTCCTGCAACAATAAACCCCTTTAGAAGTTGATAATTCATCATATATGCATTACCATACTCCAAGAAAAGTAGTTAAAAATAGAGGTCTTAAGATTACTTTGTACAAGCGGAGATACTGCTCAGCCTGCTTCCTACTCTTTCGTACAAGAACTCGGAAATCAGGACCCATACCACTTCACAGAAGCAAATACCAAAGTTAGCATTAAAATGATGAGAACAAGAACTAAAGAAAAGGCAACTTATGAGAGATACTAAGCATTAAATCAAAATCTTTAAGCTATAAAAACCATATCTGTTTTTTTTTTTTTGGTCAAATAAAAACCATATCTGTTATCAAACAAGATCTACAGATAGCTGAGGAGAAGGAGAAGAACCTGTAAACAACTCCAATATTGGGAGTCAAGTTCTGAATCTTCTGAACCTGAAACAGACATTAGCTTCACAATTATTACAACCTAATGAAAGTTCCACAAGTATTGGTACAAGGAAAACGAGCTAATTGCTATAATTTTTTTGACAAAACTGCAAGTAACATGATGAA includes:
- the LOC106301093 gene encoding proteasome subunit alpha type-2-A-like → MGDSQYSFSLTTFSPSGKLVQIEHALTAVGSGQTSLGIKASNGVVIATEKKLPSILVDEASVQKIQNLTPNIGVVYSGMGPDFRVLVRKSRKQAEQYLRLYKEPIPVTQLVRETATVIQEFTQSGGVRPFGVSLLVAGYDDKGPQLYQVDPSGSYFSWKASAMGKNVSNAKTFLEKRYTEDMELDDAIHTAILTLKEGFEGEVSSKNIEIGKIGADKVFRVLTPAEIDDYLAEVE